The stretch of DNA AAAATCATAGCCCAACCATAAAAATTtcatgttgatgacatgttaaAGTCTCTCTCTAAATGTGAATCAATGAATCATCATCACCCGCTGCGGCAGTTCAACAGTGCATGGTGTATCTTCTGGAAGAGAGGATTAGACCTTCAACATGGGAAAAAGATGGgtaagaaaatttataaaacatgcTTTTgataattagaaaaagaaagtattTTTAGCTGAGAAGTATTTTTCAATTCAGAGGGTTTCTGTCGGCtgaaaataacataaatgtCTTACATCGAAGTGGACAACTAAGAGCGACATTGTGTAGCATGCAAGAAAACTTTGTAACGCTTAAAATACATGACTAGCATTATTTTATAGTCACCTACCTCTTGTAAAACGACATAGCATCATAGTTTGTTCCATTATAAGGTTGCTTGGTCCTGTGTTAGTATTCAAAAGAAAGGAGACAAACAAGGGCCAAAAGTAAGAATTGAAGAAACACACAAAACAAACACATTAACTTCTCAAGTGAATGGAGTCACGCCTTCTGGCAATTTTTCTGGTGGCTCTTTCATTCTCACCATTTGTTCAATCCTTGGTGCGTCATTACAAGTTTAGTGTAAGTACTTCCTATGTGACAGTGTCCAACACAAGTGAAAATTACTGAAAGTTCTACTCTTACGATAAAAACAATATCATAAATCATGATTAGCAGTTAATGTTGGTCAATGTGACAGGTGATCTTGAAGAATACCACAAAGCTTTGCTCCACGAAATCATTGGTCACAGTCAATGGACAATGTCCAGGGCCAACTCTCTATGCAAGGGAAGATGATACTGTACTTGTAAGGGTCACTAACCATGTTAAGTACAATATTACAATCCACTGGTGAGAATTTTTACACCTAAATAAATAGCATGAAACTGAGAAAGTTGGCAACAGAAAAATTTACTGCATCATAAACTTTGAAACATGACAGGCATGGAATCAAACAGCTTCGAAGTGGATGGTCTGATGGGCCAGCATATGTCACACAATGTCCGATTCAGCCAGGGCAGAGCTTTGTGTACAACTTCACCATCACAGGTCAAAGAGGCACACTTCTCTGGCATGCACACATCACTTGGTTAAGAGCCACAATGTATGGTGCCATTGTTATATTACCTAAACGAGGCATTTCTTATCCATTTCCCAAACCAGATAAAGAAAAGATAATCATTCTTGGTGAGTTTCATGATATGATAAAATGTATTTTGTCTCTTGGACAAAATTGGCTTTAATAtctgttttaaaaatatgaaatttaatcATTCTTTTGTATTAactttgatttttataatttgcaGGTGAATGGTGGAAATCAGACGTTGAAGCAGTGCTGAATCAGGCTGAAAGTTCTGGTCTTCCACCCAACATATCCGATGCTCATACCATCAATGGTCATACAGGACCACTTCCTGGTTGCAATTCTAGGGGTACTGATATTATACACTagctatttctttttcaataatttaatattaacaaCAATGATATTCGTTACTTTTTATGTAAGTTTTAAgaatgtaaaacaaaaattagctATACTATAGTATCAATCATGTTATAGCTAaagtaaaaatacaaaagagaaagaaacagTTTCAGGATGTTTTGACAGATGGTGAAATACAGAGCTTAATCAAACTGTGCAGGTTACACTCTACATGTCGAAAGTGGCAAGACCTATCTTCTGCGCATCATAAACGCTGCCTTGAACGATGAACTCTTCTTCAAAATTGCGGGGCACAAGCTAACAGTGGTTGAAGCAGATGCATCCTACGTTAAACCTTTTCAGACAGACACAATATTCATGAGTCCTGGCCAAACCACCAATGTTTTATTGTCCGCTGACAAAGGTGTTGGAAAGTACTTAATAGCAGTTACTCCATTCATGGATGCCCCCATAGGCTTTGACAACGTTACTTCCATTGCTACACTTCGCTACAAAACCACACCACCTTATCCCACAACAACTCTAACCACCATTCCTGCACTGAATGCAACTCCTTTAACAACTCACTTCATTGATTCCCTAAGAAGCCTTAACTCCAAAGAATACCCTGCAAGAGTTCCATTAACCGTTGACCACTCCCTTTTCTTTGCCATAACCGTTGGCCTTAACCCATGCGACACGTGTCTCACTGGGAGCAGGCTTGTGTCTGCTATTAACAATATCACCTTTTTGTTGCCGACAACATCACTTCTTGAAGCACATTACTACAACGTCAGGGGTGTTTTTACAGATGATTTCCCTGCATACCCTcctattgtttttaattatactGGTACTCAACCGGCAAATATTCAGACCAATAATGGCACAAGACTGTACAGATTGAATTTCGGTTCAACAGTTCAAATTATTCTCCAGGGCACTGCAATGATAGCTCCTGAAAATCACCCCTTTCATTTGCATGGCTACAATTTCTTTGTCGTAGGGCAGGGGCTAGGGAACTTTGACCCAGAGAAGGATCCATTAGCCTTTAATCTTGTTGACCCAGTTGAGAGAAACACAATCGGGGTACCCAATGGTGGATGGGCAGCAATCAGATTCAGGGCAAATAACCCAGGTAGTTTCTGATCACTTTCtgtgtttttgtttgtgtttcaAAAAGTTCCCATGCAATTATTATGCATAATTATGACAGAGACTAAATAGTATATCAGCATAGAAGGTTTTACAGTACCGATGAATCGGAAATAACTGTATATACAGTGAGTTTGTTGATATTTGTAAAATCTATTACAGTTACCATACGTGAAAATTAAACTTTGTTATCAACATGTAGTTCCTGTTGCCTAAATTGATGTTTATAATGTGTGAACTGTGAAGGTGTTTGGTTCCTGCATTGCCATTTAGAAGTACACACCACATGGGGACTGAAGATGGCATTCATAGTAGACAACGGCAAGGGTCCCCACGAGTCCACGTTTCCACCTCCCAACGACCTTCCAAAGTGCTAAAGTTTCTGAAGAAAAAGGAACGAAATTTGGAATCTGAGAGACAACGAGAGTGTACATTATTACACTGGAGAGGTGATGTCACCACCCAAGGGGAACACATCAAGTTGTTTATGGCAGTTTGTGAAGTTGGATTTGTAGcagaaatcaataaaatatttgctGTAGATAATTCaaagctgttttttttttttctattgtcaGTTTAGGGGTTCACAAAATGTGATGAATGTGGTTGATAAAACTTCGAATTGTTGAAATGGATTTCTagaattttaatgttgttttttttaatatgttcaaCTTCAGCACCATCTTTTGCATCAAAAGAAAGACCTTTGGGATTTCGGTAGTTTATGTTGGCAGCTTTTGCTTGGATGGCagaaaaagacaataaaagaaaaaacaacgcGCCAGGTAGGGGTCGAACCTACGACCTTCTGCTTAGGAAACAGACGCTCTATCCACTGAGCTACAGGCGCATCTTTGAAATACTAAAGTacactttataatataataaatattaaccaTTGACTGTAACCATGCAAAGATTGAAAAGATTGAAAAGATTAGTCTTATGCTtctatagatttttttttgctatttgataaactaaattataaattaatttgacaTGCTTACACGAACAAAATGGTTTGATTCTTGAATTTTATACTTCATATGAATGTTTTTAACATATATCTGAAAATCGTACAAAgtatataagtaaaaaatagtttataaacaagatgacaagactATTAAATgtcaaaatagaaaatattatttttatctaaatgGAAATTGTACTTTTCCGCTAAAAAaagtttgtatattttattatttttacccttgattatatttaaacattttttgaGTATGTGATTAAGAATGGAAATAGAAAGTAGAAAGTGTGCCACTCTAATCCCAATCTTATTACCTTAACAAAAACCCTTAAATTCTTTCCATTCTCTCTGCTTTAAAATCACTACACAACCACCAAGAAATCCAAATCTAATTCCTTATCTCGTTGGATACCCTGATTCCTACTCCTACTCAATAAGTAGCACTCAGTTTCCAatctatgtatatatacatatacatgtatgtGTTTGATACATGCATTAGCTTTTAAAGTTTGCTTGGTCACCAAGAAACGACAAAGAGAACCTGTTTCCAACTTTTCCATTGTTGATTGTAAATAGCCTCTCTTTTCTTTATTGGATCTTAGCTTTATGCATCATCTTCCTCTTAGCTTCTCAAAATTTTCTCTCTTACCGTGGACCTCACCTTTGTAGGATCATCACCTTAGAAAAACCTTATTTTCTTTGGTGGGGGTGAGAGGTTCTACCTTATTCCTGGTTTCATCCACAAGACAGCAACATCTGTGTTGTTTTAGTTTCAGAATTTCAGAATTCGTCATACCCACACACCAAAATTCTGGTACAACATGATTTTTCCAAGATTTTGTACGAATCTAAAAGGTATGGCTTTTGTAGATTCTCAACTTTATCTTGATCATACGCGCAAAAGATTCTGAAATCTGTGTGCACCTAGTGATTCAAAGCTCTATAATTTCTTCTTGTTTGTGTTTCTCTCCTGTGTTTTACGAGCACCCCTTTCGATCCATCACTTTAGGGACTTAATTGAACTAAAGTTTTTGTATGGTTGTGGTTCGAGGTATGGAATTGGAAACCCTGTACCCTCCTTGTTTTATGCCAGATTCAAATTGGTTTGTGCAAGAGAGCCAGAGCACAGAATGGAGCAGGGAAGATAACAAGAAGTTTGAAAGTGCCCTTGCTATATATGACAAGGACACCCCAGATAGATGGTTCAAGGTTGCAGCCATGATCCCTGGGAAGACCGTGTTCGATGTGATCAAGCAGTATAGGGAATTGGAAGAAGATGTGAGTGAAATTGAAGCAGGGCGTGTTCCAATTCCTGGTTATCTTGCCTCTTCTTTCACCTTTGAGCTTGTTCACAACCACAACTATGATGGTTGCAGAAGAAGGCCTGCACCTGTCAGAGGTTCTGAtcaagagagaaagaaaggggTTCCCTGGACTGAAGAAGAACACAGGTGAGTTTCTTTCACCGATTTACACTTTTTGAGGTACTTCAATCTCTGTAGTTTTTGGTTCCTGTACTTGATGATTTCGGTGTTGAATTGCAGACGTTTTCTGATGGGACTTCTGAAGTATGGTAAAGGGGATTGGAGAAACATTTCTCGCAATTTTGTGGTGACAAAAACTCCCACCCAAGTTGCTAGCCATGCACAGAAGTACTACATAAGGCAAAAGGTTTCTGGAGGAAAAGATAAAAGGAGACCAAGCATCCATGACATAACCACTGTTAATCTTACAGAAACTGCTGCATCAGATAAGATCAAGTCTCCGTTATTTAACGTGTCGCCCATGAATAGTTTGTCAAAAGTCCAGTTGGACTGGACTAGCCACTGCAATGATGGATCACTCATGGTTTTCAACCCAAACAGTGACAACTTGTTTGTGTCGTCTTCGTCTGATATCACTTCCATGGCCCTGAAAATGCAGGGACAGGATCTCTATGACTGTGCTTTGCATGAGGCTTATGCCAAGGTAAAAGCCCCAGGTTTCGGCATGGCTCCCAGAGACTTCAATAATGAAGCTATTTTCGGTATTCACGCACTGTAGTCACAGACAACCCCAACAAAATTCCACTGGATCAGATCATTGTTCTGTAGGATTAATGTAGATGACCTGAAGCTAGCTACTTAGTTCATGGTTATTGATCATCATAAAAGAAACAATCATGTTCCAGTGCTAAACAATGAATTTGGAATGGCCTTCTTCTTCTGAAGTTTTCCTCTTTATCTTTTTAGTCACAGTGATCATGTCTATTTCTTTGGAGACCCAATCATATGATGTACCATTCAGGCATGCTATGTCTCAAAAGCAACATGACAAACATCACAAATTATTGAATTCTATTATCACACTCTGATTAACATAGGTTCAGATATCAGAACCTTTCATCCTTATCCAACAAGCCACAGATATAGTAATAATGTTATGTATCTGCTTGATAGGCCTTTCGAAGGTAAAATCACTCAACATTAGTGAGATTTGAACTGAACTCACGTAACACAGATTGATACTATCttcaactcaaaattttaatttttgtgggTTTTAGAATGAGATTGTTATCAAGCATTTGGTTTGTGTGAGCAATAAGGGCAAGTTGAGCATCACTTTACGAGTCGAATCCGAGTTTGCATTCCACTTTGGCAGAATCCcatgcttgattgggtgagaatATAAATAAGCAGATTCACGTAAGCATGCACCAATGCGGTTCACACTATCACAGTgagcttttatttattttgattctcaGCCAATCATCTTCTCCCTTTTCTCTGATATTTCTGTGCTGGCCAATCTCTTTTTCGCTGGTGGCATCACTTTTGTGTTTGCGTTgttccttcttttcttttgctGGTCTCTCCAACCATCATgctttattttgattctttgtTTTGCTTGAGAACCCCATAGCATATTCTACTCCCCATGCACTATCAACACATCTTTTACCATACTAAGACTTTAACCTTTAAATCTACTTTTCTTCCTCTTTAATTCTCACTCGATCAATCAAACATGGAGGTAATTTCTCATATTATAAGTAAATTTTATCgagttaaattagatttaaacttcacttctaacatgatatcagaatttttatttttaaaaaaatcagttttatgaaattgagttaaacttaaactCTAATACTCCATGGTATTAAATATTGTTATCGGatatttactttataaaaaatttgttttggaaggttaaatcaaatttaaactccacttttaacgttattttgGATCATAATCgtctaaattttagaaattagaagactaagcatccaattaaatattattatgaaaaaaaatattaagccAAACTATTACGAGGAATAAAGCAACCGACCTTAGACTAAATTGCAGATTGGGCTCTTCAAGTTCTGGAAGGACTATATTCATCAGTCTTCACGAGAATAAGCATATATATCTCAATTCCAGAGTTTAGATTAGAAATGTTTCTTTTTTGattttcttcaaatattagtGGTACTAGGAGTTTTTAATTCCAAAATATTCTTGactttttttgaataataactTAAAGTTATACCAATAGATTCTACGTCATTTCTTCCAAGTGTCTGTCACTACCTATAAAAGGAATGAACATGGCATATATGCATAAAACAAGAATTAAACCATATTATTGAGGTAGTCATTTTTACGGAATTGATTCTtagaaatataaacaaaaataactgcAAGATGCTATAAACCAACTAGCAAAATAAGAgcaatttagtttaattattttcaacaaaagtattcctttttgtttttcatatataatatacaatgtTTAGTAAATTAATAGAATTATTACTCGTATAATAGTTAAATTCATTGAACTTACTATACTTGGTATACTTTTGTACATACCCACTTTACATCTATTTCATTTGCATATTTTTCctcctttttttaaataagatttgTAGAAAATAACTTGTAATATTACTCGTGAACAAAGAAATAGCACAtattatttaagtatttatttttatgtagctgtaatctataaatattttacgtTATAAATCAATTATCACGGTAATAAAAATCAACgtgttatgatatttttttccacttttgcacaaataaaactaaattatatatttaatatctaCAAGCGAAAAATCATGAATgttttactaaattaattttcatatatttttaccaATCACattaacttatatttatatgttagtATCTCAAGTCAGGGATAATAATAAGAGAAATTGTccattttaaagtttgaaattaagataatatttaagGTTAATAATAAGAGGAATTATCCGTTTTCAAATTTGACATTTCTGtcacaattttttgtaaaaggTGTTTTGAATAggtggaaaagaaaaatatatttaaattatcattgacctcaaatttaaaaaaaagttaaaagaaaaaactattaATCATATAAGAagattgtataaataaaattgcgACAACATTCTTTTGAGAAAATGTTAGCAAATTCTAAAAATTGAATACAAAGATAAATGAAAAGTGGCatgaataaaatacaaataattcgTGTATTAAAGAATCAATAAAGTGTTATAAACTCTATGATCAAAGTGTTATGtatattaatagttttgtcaCTTGTGCATTAAGCTTTAAAGTAGCTATGAAATCAAGTTTACAAGCAAATGACATTTTAGAATAATACAAATACACCTAATTCTTATGAAGCCACTTTCCATATATATGGTCATAAGAAAATTAACGAAAGTGAAAACTAAAAAGACTTTAACTGATAGGATTAATGAAGAAATCACAGAGTTAATAGATATACCTTGTAATATTCATGGCATCAAATGAAAATGTTATGAGATAAAAGGTAATCTAAGAAAGCTTTTTAATGCCTTTAGTAACAGTTTGAAGAAGGATATTCTTAAGAAAACAGTGTGAAGAATAAGGATTACTTTTTTAAACAAGAAGGATTAAATTCTAATTTACATTAATCCATATACCCACGACTTGATTTTATTATATGGTCATTTAAAAGTGGTTACAGTTGATTTTTAAATGAGAGACACTAAAGTTGTGTTTATCATAAAGAATAAAACCGAAAGCGATGAAGTGAAAATGAGATgcataatatcaataaaaagcGTGCAGTAATTAAAagagttattttaaatttattacttagttattattgtttaaattttattattttattttcaaagaaTTTTGTCATTGAAcatttacttcttcttcttttttttgtatattttcctaCTTAAGCTTTTACTCCAGCATATTTTATCacaactttttaattttgatatatcaTGTAAtcgtatttataaaaaaagaaattattctgGTACACCCTAAGTCTGACATCGTTTAGGAGTAGAAGTCAAAAgcaatttaaatattcataccTTCTTCCACTCTTCTGAGACaccttttaagaataaaatcgTGACAGAGCTCAAAAGTTCCAACATGAACAGAAAATATCTCAAAAACGCGGTAAGTGCAGTTTAAATATTCCTACCTCATTTTAAGGTGCCAAACGATGGCTGCAGACAAAAAACTTAGATCAGAACCAGAACAAGTGTATaagaatttgataaaaattgaaacaaaaatatagaaatCAGTTTGATAAAGTgtataagaattaaaagaatagtaaaataattatatagttgaaaggatgatataaaCTAATTAAAGTGAGTAGATAATGATTCAAAGGGACGTGTGTAATTTCATGGAAGATATATTGACACGTATGACTATAGTTTGAagactaataaaatttaattgtcaattatatgcaataaaataaaaatataaggatAAGATTCACACGGTTGTACTAATAACTGTTTGAGAATCAAAATCTGTGTATCAACATGTGTCAAGTTGTGtatattatatgattataataGTTAGTTAAGTGTTTGACATCCAACATCGAATAAATATACTTTGAAGAAGATAAGTCCCACCcacaaaacttttaaataataatgtaatcGTTTAAGgacctaaaataatttaaattcattttaagcATGCAAATCTTTGtggaatgaa from Vigna unguiculata cultivar IT97K-499-35 chromosome 8, ASM411807v1, whole genome shotgun sequence encodes:
- the LOC114193665 gene encoding transcription factor DIVARICATA-like isoform X2 translates to MIFPRFCTNLKDSNWFVQESQSTEWSREDNKKFESALAIYDKDTPDRWFKVAAMIPGKTVFDVIKQYRELEEDVSEIEAGRVPIPGYLASSFTFELVHNHNYDGCRRRPAPVRGSDQERKKGVPWTEEEHRRFLMGLLKYGKGDWRNISRNFVVTKTPTQVASHAQKYYIRQKVSGGKDKRRPSIHDITTVNLTETAASDKIKSPLFNVSPMNSLSKVQLDWTSHCNDGSLMVFNPNSDNLFVSSSSDITSMALKMQGQDLYDCALHEAYAKVKAPGFGMAPRDFNNEAIFGIHAL
- the LOC114193664 gene encoding laccase-4-like, producing the protein MESRLLAIFLVALSFSPFVQSLVRHYKFSVILKNTTKLCSTKSLVTVNGQCPGPTLYAREDDTVLVRVTNHVKYNITIHWHGIKQLRSGWSDGPAYVTQCPIQPGQSFVYNFTITGQRGTLLWHAHITWLRATMYGAIVILPKRGISYPFPKPDKEKIIILGEWWKSDVEAVLNQAESSGLPPNISDAHTINGHTGPLPGCNSRGYTLHVESGKTYLLRIINAALNDELFFKIAGHKLTVVEADASYVKPFQTDTIFMSPGQTTNVLLSADKGVGKYLIAVTPFMDAPIGFDNVTSIATLRYKTTPPYPTTTLTTIPALNATPLTTHFIDSLRSLNSKEYPARVPLTVDHSLFFAITVGLNPCDTCLTGSRLVSAINNITFLLPTTSLLEAHYYNVRGVFTDDFPAYPPIVFNYTGTQPANIQTNNGTRLYRLNFGSTVQIILQGTAMIAPENHPFHLHGYNFFVVGQGLGNFDPEKDPLAFNLVDPVERNTIGVPNGGWAAIRFRANNPGVWFLHCHLEVHTTWGLKMAFIVDNGKGPHESTFPPPNDLPKC
- the LOC114193665 gene encoding transcription factor DIVARICATA-like isoform X1 is translated as MIFPRFCTNLKGMELETLYPPCFMPDSNWFVQESQSTEWSREDNKKFESALAIYDKDTPDRWFKVAAMIPGKTVFDVIKQYRELEEDVSEIEAGRVPIPGYLASSFTFELVHNHNYDGCRRRPAPVRGSDQERKKGVPWTEEEHRRFLMGLLKYGKGDWRNISRNFVVTKTPTQVASHAQKYYIRQKVSGGKDKRRPSIHDITTVNLTETAASDKIKSPLFNVSPMNSLSKVQLDWTSHCNDGSLMVFNPNSDNLFVSSSSDITSMALKMQGQDLYDCALHEAYAKVKAPGFGMAPRDFNNEAIFGIHAL